In the genome of Bradyrhizobium sp. CIAT3101, one region contains:
- a CDS encoding DUF2336 domain-containing protein, with protein sequence MNGAPSLLQDLDDAIARGTDESRAKALWHATDLLITGRYVDDEISMFGEVIGRLADEIEVEARAQLSELMAGCDHAPLNVIEKLALDDEIEVAGPVLRDSNRIDEKVLVESAMTKGQAHLLAISQRDAIGEAVTDVLVKRGNQEVVTSVARNEGARFSGSGLLHMVRRAEGDSILAEQLGLRKDVPRHIFQQLISKASEDVRRRLETERPEMMSQIQSSVTEVTGDLQSKFGPSSRSYFVAKRVVTTQYRQGNLNQISISNYARQHRFDEVQIGLSLLSSLPVDVIERALMDRNREMILVLCKALDFSWDTTMSLLFLGAKDHLITARELHDNERDFGRLKIETSRSILKFYQSRKNSAGTDPATGRQPELQVH encoded by the coding sequence ATGAACGGGGCACCATCGCTTCTGCAGGATCTGGACGACGCGATCGCGCGCGGCACCGACGAAAGCCGGGCTAAGGCGTTGTGGCATGCGACCGACCTTTTGATCACCGGTCGCTATGTCGACGACGAGATCAGCATGTTCGGCGAGGTCATCGGCCGGCTTGCCGACGAGATCGAGGTCGAAGCGCGGGCGCAGCTTTCCGAGTTGATGGCCGGCTGCGATCATGCACCGCTCAACGTCATCGAGAAGCTCGCTTTGGACGACGAGATCGAGGTCGCTGGTCCCGTGCTGCGCGATTCGAACCGGATCGACGAGAAGGTCCTGGTCGAGAGCGCCATGACCAAGGGCCAGGCCCATCTGCTCGCGATCTCCCAGCGTGATGCGATCGGCGAGGCCGTGACCGACGTGCTCGTCAAGCGTGGTAACCAGGAGGTTGTCACCTCGGTCGCCAGGAACGAGGGCGCGCGCTTCTCCGGCTCGGGCCTGCTGCACATGGTCCGCCGCGCGGAGGGCGACTCGATCCTCGCCGAGCAGCTCGGCCTGCGCAAGGACGTGCCGCGCCACATCTTCCAGCAGCTCATCTCCAAGGCGTCGGAAGACGTCCGCCGCCGGCTCGAGACCGAGCGCCCCGAGATGATGTCGCAGATCCAGAGCTCGGTGACCGAGGTTACCGGCGATCTGCAGTCCAAGTTCGGCCCATCCTCGCGCAGCTATTTCGTCGCCAAGCGCGTGGTAACGACGCAGTACCGGCAGGGCAACCTGAACCAGATCTCGATCTCGAATTACGCGCGCCAGCATCGCTTCGACGAGGTGCAGATCGGCCTGTCACTGCTGTCGTCGCTGCCGGTCGATGTGATCGAGCGTGCGCTGATGGACCGCAACCGGGAGATGATCCTGGTGCTGTGCAAGGCGCTCGATTTCTCCTGGGACACGACGATGTCGCTGCTGTTCCTCGGCGCCAAGGATCACCTGATCACGGCGCGCGAGCTCCACGACAACGAGCGCGATTTCGGCCGGCTCAAGATCGAGACCTCACGCAGCATTCTGAAATTCTACCAGTCGCGCAAGAACAGCGCCGGCACCGATCCCGCGACGGGTCGTCAGCCCGAGCTCCAGGTTCACTGA
- a CDS encoding cupin domain-containing protein, with product MVEHPDGQTNTQQSGFAGVTRRILERLPLPGNQELMVVEVTYPPGGVAPRHRHPVAGAIYIVEGVAESAYGSDEPRVYRAGETLQDRADAVHTHFRNCDPDRPLRFLTIYVLEPGRSYTTEP from the coding sequence TTGGTTGAACATCCCGACGGTCAGACGAACACCCAACAATCCGGCTTCGCCGGCGTCACACGCAGGATTCTCGAACGTCTTCCATTGCCCGGCAATCAGGAACTCATGGTCGTCGAGGTCACCTATCCGCCCGGCGGCGTCGCTCCGCGTCACCGCCATCCCGTTGCGGGCGCGATCTACATCGTCGAGGGCGTAGCCGAGTCCGCTTATGGCAGCGACGAGCCGCGCGTGTATCGCGCGGGCGAGACGTTGCAGGATCGGGCGGATGCTGTGCACACGCATTTTCGCAATTGCGACCCGGACCGTCCGCTGCGCTTTCTCACGATCTACGTGCTCGAACCCGGGCGCTCCTACACGACGGAGCCGTGA
- a CDS encoding GNAT family N-acetyltransferase, whose product MDQFSTDRLTAERLSEDHLADLVALHLDPDVSRYLGGVRSAEVTKTYLATNMAHWDQHGFGLWALRTKDGAFAGRAGIRHILVDGIDEIEIAYTFKRDIWGQGLASEIATALTDIGLSRLKLPSLIGLVFVAHGASRRVLEKTNYLLEKSTTHHGEDVVIYRIRP is encoded by the coding sequence ATGGATCAATTCAGCACCGACAGATTGACCGCCGAGAGGCTCAGCGAGGACCACCTCGCCGACCTCGTCGCACTCCATCTCGATCCCGACGTCTCCCGTTATCTCGGCGGCGTGCGATCGGCCGAGGTGACGAAGACCTATCTCGCGACCAACATGGCCCATTGGGACCAGCATGGCTTCGGGCTGTGGGCACTGCGGACGAAAGACGGCGCCTTCGCCGGACGGGCCGGCATCCGGCATATTCTCGTGGACGGCATCGACGAGATCGAGATTGCCTACACGTTCAAGCGCGATATCTGGGGCCAGGGTCTTGCGAGCGAGATCGCGACCGCGCTGACGGACATCGGGCTGTCACGACTGAAATTGCCGTCGCTCATCGGGCTCGTCTTCGTCGCCCATGGCGCATCGCGGCGCGTGCTGGAGAAGACGAACTATCTGCTCGAGAAGAGCACGACGCATCACGGCGAGGACGTCGTGATCTACCGGATCAGGCCGTGA
- a CDS encoding TetR/AcrR family transcriptional regulator, translating into MAGRPREFDREAALEAAMLLFWRKGFASASMNDLCEAMGVRSPSLYAAFDSKEALYLAAFQHYAATEGQAVWDKLAEGATARAGVENLLIAAADNLPKSRTAPAGCMVALGAVSDEWPATIAREVRKVRLELLDNLRARLEAAVAGGELPGTTDVNALSRFYLGVFQGMAIQAKDGATQADLRGAAKAAMAAWPVEG; encoded by the coding sequence ATGGCGGGACGGCCACGGGAATTTGATCGCGAGGCGGCACTGGAGGCCGCGATGCTGCTGTTCTGGCGCAAGGGTTTTGCCAGCGCCTCGATGAACGACCTGTGCGAGGCCATGGGCGTCCGTTCGCCGAGCCTCTATGCGGCGTTCGACAGCAAGGAGGCGCTGTATCTGGCCGCTTTCCAGCATTACGCCGCGACCGAGGGCCAGGCGGTCTGGGACAAGCTCGCGGAGGGGGCGACCGCACGCGCCGGCGTCGAGAACCTGCTGATCGCGGCGGCCGACAATCTGCCGAAATCCCGCACGGCCCCCGCCGGCTGCATGGTCGCGCTGGGCGCCGTCAGCGACGAATGGCCGGCCACGATCGCGCGCGAGGTGAGAAAGGTCAGGCTCGAGCTGCTCGACAATCTGCGCGCACGGCTCGAAGCGGCGGTTGCCGGCGGCGAATTGCCCGGTACGACGGACGTGAATGCGTTGAGCCGGTTCTATCTCGGCGTCTTCCAGGGCATGGCCATCCAGGCCAAGGACGGCGCCACGCAGGCGGACCTGCGAGGTGCAGCCAAGGCGGCGATGGCGGCGTGGCCGGTCGAGGGTTAG
- a CDS encoding 3-oxoacyl-ACP reductase family protein has protein sequence MTLAGKRALVTGASRGIGAAIAKALAAEGADVAITYEKSADSAAKVVDAIKASGRKAIAIQADSADVTAVKTSVDKTVAALGGLDILVNNAGILRLGGLNDMSLADIDALLNVNVRSPIVASKAALPHLGKGGRIITIGSYFADRVPSPALGIYATSKSALIAFNKALARELGPKDITVNLVQPGSIDTDMNPAHGPTADTLKQFMALGRYGAPDDIANAVAFLASEKAKYITGSTLTVDGGANA, from the coding sequence ATGACACTGGCAGGAAAACGGGCCCTGGTGACGGGCGCAAGCAGGGGTATCGGCGCGGCCATTGCAAAGGCGCTCGCCGCGGAAGGCGCCGATGTCGCCATCACCTATGAAAAGTCCGCAGATAGCGCCGCAAAGGTCGTCGACGCCATCAAGGCCTCGGGGCGGAAGGCGATCGCGATCCAGGCCGACAGCGCCGATGTTACGGCCGTCAAGACCTCGGTCGACAAGACCGTTGCCGCCCTGGGCGGGCTCGACATCCTGGTCAACAACGCCGGCATTCTGCGCCTGGGCGGCCTCAACGACATGTCGCTGGCCGACATTGATGCGCTGCTGAACGTCAACGTGCGTTCGCCGATCGTGGCCAGCAAGGCGGCACTGCCGCACCTCGGCAAGGGTGGCCGCATCATCACCATCGGCAGCTATTTCGCCGATCGCGTGCCGTCGCCGGCGCTCGGCATTTACGCGACATCGAAATCGGCACTGATCGCGTTCAACAAAGCGCTGGCGCGCGAACTCGGCCCCAAGGACATTACGGTCAATCTGGTGCAGCCGGGCTCGATCGACACCGACATGAACCCGGCCCACGGCCCGACCGCGGATACGCTGAAGCAGTTCATGGCACTCGGCCGCTATGGCGCGCCGGATGACATCGCCAACGCTGTGGCATTCCTGGCGAGCGAGAAGGCCAAGTACATCACCGGCTCGACACTCACCGTGGACGGCGGCGCGAACGCGTAA